ACATTACCTTCATTAGCAGTTTTAATAAAATCAGGATACATAGTAGAAACTTCATATGATTCTCCGTTTATAGCATCTTGAAGATTTTCTTTAGTAGACTTAACGTCAAATTTAGGATTTACTTTATCCATAGTAATACCAAGCTGTTCAAGAACTGCTCTGTGGTTTTTTGCGTGGATCCCTTCTGATTTTGATGCTGCTTCAAAAAGAACAGCAATTTTAGTCAGACCTTCTTCTTTTGCTTTTTTAGAATAAGCAAGATACTTTGCACTTGCAGTAGTTTCACCAATTATTGCATCTTTAAGATTATCTACTGTCTTTGAATTAACTTTACCAGTAAATGTGAAGTTATAACTTATTGCGGCAACAATAAGAATGACTAGGGTACTAAAGATTTTTGCTTTCATTTTATCTCCTTTATGTTTTAAATAATTTAATTTGTTGATTCAAAACTACAATTGAAGACTAAAATGAATCTTAACGGATTCTTAAAATATGCTTAAAATTAATGAAGGGGAGTTAACAGTCTATTTGTTTATTTGAAGATAAAAAGTAGTGCCTGATCCAACTTTGCTTTCAACATTTAGTTTAATGTCCTGTACTTCACAAAGTTTTTTTACAATTGAAAGACCTAAACCGAAACCACCAACTTCAGAATTTCTGGAATTATCGTTCCTGTAGAATCTATCAAATATTTTTTTTACCTGTCCATCAGTCATCCCAAAACCCTGATCTTTAATAGAACAAATAAGAAAATCAGAATTACTTTTAAGTTCGATATTAATTTCCTTATTGCTATCGGAATATTTAATAGAATTGGTTATAAGATTTTCAAAAACTATTTCCAGCATTGAAGGATCAACATTTGCAACCGGGTCTTTATCAAGGTTTAGATTTAAAGAAATATTTTTTCAACGATCAGCGAGTTTAGCCTGCTAATGGTATCGGATATAATGGGTTCTAAATCAATTTTAATTTTATTTGGCAGTACATTTCCTGAGTCATATCGTGCAAGAAACATTAATTGATCTATAAGCTTTGTTATCCTATCAGTCTCTCTAATGCAA
Above is a genomic segment from Ignavibacteriales bacterium containing:
- a CDS encoding sensor histidine kinase, which gives rise to MLEIVFENLITNSIKYSDSNKEINIELKSNSDFLICSIKDQGFGMTDGQVKKIFDRFYRNDNSRNSEVGGFGLGLSIVKKLCEVQDIKLNVESKVGSGTTFYLQINK